One Pseudomonas fluorescens genomic region harbors:
- a CDS encoding CsiV family protein produces the protein MRLFRSLTLLLTSLLITVSAPLAFADDTYQVEMILVRQNAVPAIVSRAAPEDWAAGAQRLGDDSKRTPALNDVVSKLTASGDYTVLMHKAWQQTLGEAPVKVAVSDGQEQYGQYPIEGTLEMKLGRFTDVTADFWVNQIDANGLVTASERLRQDSHTKNGQLNYLDNGHLALLIKITSLTAPAPREAPEAIPD, from the coding sequence ATGCGCCTGTTTCGCTCTCTGACTTTGCTGCTGACCTCGCTTTTGATCACAGTGTCGGCACCGCTGGCATTTGCCGACGACACCTATCAGGTCGAAATGATATTGGTCCGCCAGAACGCCGTGCCGGCCATCGTCAGCCGTGCCGCACCGGAAGACTGGGCTGCCGGCGCTCAGCGTCTGGGCGACGACAGCAAGCGCACACCTGCGCTTAATGACGTTGTCAGCAAGCTCACTGCCAGCGGCGATTACACCGTGCTCATGCACAAAGCCTGGCAGCAGACCCTGGGTGAAGCGCCGGTGAAAGTCGCCGTCAGCGATGGTCAGGAACAGTACGGCCAATACCCGATAGAAGGCACGCTGGAAATGAAACTCGGGCGTTTCACCGACGTGACCGCCGATTTCTGGGTCAATCAGATTGATGCCAATGGACTCGTTACCGCCAGTGAGCGACTGCGTCAGGACAGCCACACCAAGAACGGCCAACTCAACTATCTGGACAACGGCCACCTGGCCTTGCTGATCAAAATCACGTCTCTGACCGCGCCTGCACCACGGGAAGCGCCTGAAGCCATTCCGGACTGA